The Bacillota bacterium genome segment GACCGTTTCCTGGCCGGGAAACTCGGCCATCGTCCGGGGCCTGAGGGTGAGGGCCAGCCCGCCGTCTTCCGGCCGCGGCCGGGGAGTCATGATGCGCTGCTCTTCTTCTGCCACGATCAGGCCTCCTTAGCCCGGGCGACCAGGCGCAGAGCCAGGCGCACGAGCTCCTCGGGGCGACTCCCGGCGGACTGCCGGGCCGCCCGCTCCACCGCTTGGCCCGCCTCGAGCCGGCCGTATCCCAGGGCGACCAGGGCCTCCATGGCCTCGGCCCGGGAGTCGGCGGCTCTCGGCTCGATGACCTCGGGCGGACGGGTCTTCTCGATGAACGAGCCGACCTTGTCCTTGAGGTCGAGGATGATCCGCTGGGCGGTCTTCTTGCCCACCCCGGGGAGGCCCTTGAGGACCTCCTCATCCTGGAAGGCCACGGCCCGAAGGAAATCGCCGGGGGTGATCCCCGACAACACCCCGACGGCCACCTTGGGGCCGACCCCGGTGACGGTGAGGAGGAGGTCGAAGGTCTCCAACTCCTCGCGGGTGGCGAAGCCGTAGAGGACCAGGGCATCCTCGCGGACGTGGAGGTGGGTATGGAGGAGGACTTCGGCCCCGGCGCCGGGTAGGCGCGAACGAGTAGAGACGGGGACCTGGACTCGGAACCCGACCCCGCCGGTCTCGACGATGACCCAATCCTGTTCGACGTGGGCGAGGACGCCCCGCAAGAGGGCGATCAACGGCCTTCCCTCCTCTGACCGGCTCCGCTCACCGGGCCGCCCCGGACGGCCGCCGCCAGGCCGCTATGAAGGGCGCAGATGGCGATGGCCAGGGCATCGGCGGCGTCATCCGGGCGCGGGATCTCGGACAGGCCCAGGATGACCCGGACCATGTTTTGGACCTGCTGCTTATCGGCCCGGCCGTAGCCGACCACGGCCTGCTTGACCAGCATCGGGTTGTACTCCTCGACCGGCAGGCCCGCCCGGTGGGCGGCCAGCAGGACGATTCCGCGGGCCTCGCCGACCGACAGAGCCGTGGTCACGTTACGGTTGAAGAACAGCTCCTCGATGGCCAGACGATCGGGCCGGTGCCGGTCGATCAGCCCGTTGATCTCGTCGTACAGAGACGACAGGCGTTCCCCGCGCGGGCGGCCGGCGGAGGTCCGCAGGCAACCGTACTCGAGGGCCTTGACCTTCTGATTCTCTTCTTCGACGACTCCGAAGCCCATCAGGGACGTGCCGGGGTCGATACCCAGGACGATCAAGGAGCGCCCGCCCTTCCCGCCCGGACCATTTTTCCTCAGGTTTGCCAGGCGTTCTTGGTTATTCCACGTCCGGGCGAGCTTTCCCTTTTCTGGTCGATCGAGGCTTGACTGGCAAAACATAACCGCCGCAAGGATTTGCGGCGGCTGTCCGACAGGCCGTAAGGTCGGTAAGGCCGCAGCGCCGTCGGCCTGGCGCCCGGCCGGTGAGGCCCGGACGGCGGGGACCGGGTTCAGTCCCCCAACCCCTCCAGCAGCTCGGCCACGCCGTCGTCGCCCTCGACGGTGACCCCCTGGGACAGTCGGTCGCGGTCGGCCTGGCGGAGGCCCTCGACCTCGAGGACGATGAACTCCTTGAACATCAACTTGGGCGGCCGCCCGTAGTAGATGTTGACCCGATCACCTTCCAGCTTGACATAGCGGAAGCGCTCCATATCCGGGCACAACCCGTCGATCGACCTCGTCAGCTGGGCCTTCCCCTTCTCGAAGGTGGCCACGGTCCATTCGGGGTAGAGGTTGCGGATCCCCTCCAGGTTCAGTCCGATCATCTCCTGGGGCGGCGGACCGGTATCGATGACGGTGTCCCCACACTGCCGGTAGGTGGTGCTGAAGATGACCACCCAGTCCCCGCCGACCAGGACCCGCTCCGACGGGCCGACCGGCGTGTTCTGACCGCCCGGGACTCGCCCCAGCAGCCTGGGCAGCAGGCGACCAGGGCTGGGTAGGCCGGTGACCAGGGCCAAGACCATCCCGACGACCAGGGACGCCGCGAAGACGGCCGCCAGGAGTTTCCACGGCCATTTTCTCAAGCGAGCTCTCCCCCTTCGAGGGTCACTGACCCTCTCCTGGCTATGATTGCCAGCGGGGGGGCGGTCTATGCGCCCGCTTGCCCGGCGTTCGGCGGCCGTACGGGTCTCGGGTCGAGACAATAAGGGCCGGTTCAGCCCAAGGCTGACCGACCCTGCCATGACCTTCTGTTCCGATGATCCGTCGGCCGCCGCCCGGCCTGATCCTGGCCCTAGCCCTTGACCTCCAGGTTGGCGTGGACCTGCTGAACGTCGTCGTGCTCTTCGAGGAGGTCAAGGAGCCGCATGGCCTGGTCGGCCTTGTCCCCACTGAGCTCGGTATTGGTCGTGGGAACGTAGGTCAACTCGGCCTCGGCCGTCTTGATTCCCCGCTTGACCAGGTTCGACCGGACCTTCTCGAGTTGCTCCGGGACGGTGTAGATGACGTACTGGTCCTCTTCCTTCTGGAAGTCCTCGCCTCCAGCGTCCAAGCTGAGCATCATCAGGTCGTCCTCGGAGAGCTTGACGTCCTCCAGGTTGACCAGAATCTGCCCCCGCCGCTTGAACATCCAGGCGACGCAGCCGGTTGCCCCGAGGCTGCCCCCGTTCCGGTCGAAGATGTGGCGAATCTCAGCCGCCGTGCGATTCCGGTTATCGGTCATCACTTCCAGCATGACCGCCACGCCGGCCGGTCCGTAGCCCTCGTAGACGACCTCTTCGAAGTGGTCGGCCTCGCCGGCGCCGCTGCCGCGCTGGATGGCCCGCTGGATGTTCTCCCCCGGCATGTTGGCCGCCTTGGCCTTATCGATGACCATCTTCAGTCGGAAGTTGCCGTCGGGGTTGGGCCCTCCCTCGCGCGCCGCGATGATCAGCTCCCGGGCGATCTTGCTGAAGACCTTCCCCCGGGCCGCGTCGACCCTGGCCTTCTGTCTCTTGGTGGTGGCCCACTTGGAATGGCCTGACAAGCGTCTCTCCCCCTACGAGCTGATTGACGTAAGACCCGAGTCTAATTCTAGCACATCTCTGGCTCCCCTGGCAAAAGTGGAAAAGGGCGCCCGGACGGGCGCCTACCCATCGGCGCCATGAAGCGCCCCTGGGTTCGTTCCACCTCTAGACCATGGCAATCGGGGGCAGCCGGCGCTTGTGCTCACTCCCGGTCATCCGGGACCGGATCTTGGCGACCACGTCGGCGGGTCCATTCCCGGTCAGGAGGAACTCATCGAGCTGGGCATAGGTCAGGCCCATCTCCCCCTCGTCGGTCTGCCCCGGCCAAAGGCCGGCGGTCGGCGGCTTATCGACGACCCTGACCGGCACGCCGAGTTCCCTGGCGACCTCGCGGACCTCGGCCTTGACCAGGTTGCCCAGGGGAAGCAGGTCCACTCCTCCGTCGCCGTACTTGGTGAAGTAGCCCATCGCCAGCTCACTGCGGTTCCCCGTGCCGATCACCAGGTAGCCCCGGAGATTGGCGTGGTAATAGACGGTCATCATTCGCAGCCTGGGCTTGATGTTGGCCAGGGCGAGGGCCTCGGACGAACCCCCGGGCGGTGGCGGTCCTTCGGCCATCCCGAGGACCTCGATGAAGCGGTCATAGATGGGGCTCAGGTCGACGGTCTTGATCGGGACCCCGAGCGCTGAAGCGACCAGAAGGGCATCCTCCTGGTCGACGGGTTGGCTGTGGCAAGGCATGATGAGGCCGAGGCAGCCGTCGGGAAAGGCGCGCCGACAAAGGCCGGCCACGACCGCCGAGTCGATCCCCCCGGACAGGCCGAAGGCGCAGCCCTTGCCGCCGGCCGCCGTGACCTGGTCCCTGATCCATCGGACCAGGCGGTCGACCCGTCCGGCGACGTCAGTCATCGGTGTCACGACGATCCGCCCTTTCGTGTCCCCTTCAGAGTCTCGTTCATGCTCCCCGTGCGGTATCCCCCGAGGTCCATCGTCACGTAGGTGAACCCGAGCTCCTTCAAGCGGGCGGCGACCCGCTCACGAGCCTCGACGAGCCGGGCCATATCACCGGGCGCGACTTCGATTCGGGCCACGTCTCCGTGATTCCTCACCCGGAGTTGCCCCAGACCCAGCTGATGGAGGAACTGTTCCGCTCCGGCCACCCGCTTGAGTTCCGGTCGGGTGATCCGCCGCCCGTACGGGAAACGCGAAGCGAGGCAGGCCAGGGCCGGCTTGTCCCAGGTGGGCAGGGCGTGGGCGCGCGACAAGGCCCGGATGTCGGCCTTGCCAAGCCCGGCCTCCAAGAGCGGACTTCTGACCCCCAACTCCGCCGCCGCCTGGCGGCCCGGCCGGTGATCGGACAGATCGTCGGCGTTGGTACCGTCGAGGACCGACCCGAGCCCCTTCGTCCGAGCGATCTCGGCCAACTTCCCAAAGAGCTCTTGCTTGCAGTAGTAGCAGCGGTTTGACGGGTTGACGGCGAACTCCTCGTTCTCGAGTTCCGCCGTCTCGATGAGCTCGAACCGCACCCCGAAGGCGGTGGCCAGGTCCCGGGCGGCGACGATCTCCTCAGGGAAATAGGTCTCCGATGAGGCGGTGACCGCCAGGACCCGTTCTCCGAGGGCTTCTTTGGCCTCCCAGAGCAGGAGGGTGCTATCGACACCGCCGGAGAAGGCCAC includes the following:
- the ruvA gene encoding Holliday junction branch migration protein RuvA; translation: MIALLRGVLAHVEQDWVIVETGGVGFRVQVPVSTRSRLPGAGAEVLLHTHLHVREDALVLYGFATREELETFDLLLTVTGVGPKVAVGVLSGITPGDFLRAVAFQDEEVLKGLPGVGKKTAQRIILDLKDKVGSFIEKTRPPEVIEPRAADSRAEAMEALVALGYGRLEAGQAVERAARQSAGSRPEELVRLALRLVARAKEA
- the ruvC gene encoding crossover junction endodeoxyribonuclease RuvC — protein: MIVLGIDPGTSLMGFGVVEEENQKVKALEYGCLRTSAGRPRGERLSSLYDEINGLIDRHRPDRLAIEELFFNRNVTTALSVGEARGIVLLAAHRAGLPVEEYNPMLVKQAVVGYGRADKQQVQNMVRVILGLSEIPRPDDAADALAIAICALHSGLAAAVRGGPVSGAGQRREGR
- a CDS encoding BofC C-terminal domain-containing protein; the protein is MRKWPWKLLAAVFAASLVVGMVLALVTGLPSPGRLLPRLLGRVPGGQNTPVGPSERVLVGGDWVVIFSTTYRQCGDTVIDTGPPPQEMIGLNLEGIRNLYPEWTVATFEKGKAQLTRSIDGLCPDMERFRYVKLEGDRVNIYYGRPPKLMFKEFIVLEVEGLRQADRDRLSQGVTVEGDDGVAELLEGLGD
- a CDS encoding YebC/PmpR family DNA-binding transcriptional regulator → MSGHSKWATTKRQKARVDAARGKVFSKIARELIIAAREGGPNPDGNFRLKMVIDKAKAANMPGENIQRAIQRGSGAGEADHFEEVVYEGYGPAGVAVMLEVMTDNRNRTAAEIRHIFDRNGGSLGATGCVAWMFKRRGQILVNLEDVKLSEDDLMMLSLDAGGEDFQKEEDQYVIYTVPEQLEKVRSNLVKRGIKTAEAELTYVPTTNTELSGDKADQAMRLLDLLEEHDDVQQVHANLEVKG
- the nadE gene encoding NAD(+) synthase, producing the protein MTDVAGRVDRLVRWIRDQVTAAGGKGCAFGLSGGIDSAVVAGLCRRAFPDGCLGLIMPCHSQPVDQEDALLVASALGVPIKTVDLSPIYDRFIEVLGMAEGPPPPGGSSEALALANIKPRLRMMTVYYHANLRGYLVIGTGNRSELAMGYFTKYGDGGVDLLPLGNLVKAEVREVARELGVPVRVVDKPPTAGLWPGQTDEGEMGLTYAQLDEFLLTGNGPADVVAKIRSRMTGSEHKRRLPPIAMV
- the larE gene encoding ATP-dependent sacrificial sulfur transferase LarE; protein product: MGQPTVVNAGQSIGPELAEKEAHLREVLAGLGGAVVAFSGGVDSTLLLWEAKEALGERVLAVTASSETYFPEEIVAARDLATAFGVRFELIETAELENEEFAVNPSNRCYYCKQELFGKLAEIARTKGLGSVLDGTNADDLSDHRPGRQAAAELGVRSPLLEAGLGKADIRALSRAHALPTWDKPALACLASRFPYGRRITRPELKRVAGAEQFLHQLGLGQLRVRNHGDVARIEVAPGDMARLVEARERVAARLKELGFTYVTMDLGGYRTGSMNETLKGTRKGGSS